The Haloplanus natans DSM 17983 genome has a segment encoding these proteins:
- a CDS encoding ribbon-helix-helix domain-containing protein: MKYASVSVKFPVELDTEIERFHDETGIYTNKSEFIKEACRAHLRELNDNTAIAALRLEQLLAEAEQSHESASEIAAELTALGEKVDADDLERAVEEAREETSEQVYGSDA, translated from the coding sequence ATGAAATACGCGAGTGTCAGCGTCAAGTTTCCAGTCGAACTCGACACCGAGATCGAGCGGTTCCACGATGAAACGGGGATCTACACCAACAAGAGCGAGTTCATCAAAGAGGCCTGCCGCGCCCATCTCCGCGAGCTTAATGACAATACAGCGATCGCCGCGCTCCGGCTGGAGCAGCTGCTCGCTGAAGCTGAACAGAGCCACGAGTCTGCTAGTGAGATCGCCGCCGAGCTTACAGCACTCGGCGAGAAAGTCGATGCAGACGACCTCGAACGAGCCGTCGAAGAAGCACGAGAGGAGACGTCCGAGCAGGTGTACGGGTCCGACGCGTGA
- a CDS encoding DUF6788 family protein encodes MTPRPPAPDSLPQYLAEGVPKQDDADLRTLRDWIDDLLEYRQDVAAEDIDAGEGETIEAVEESSGGTVVIKKVSCGKDNCKCQSGELHGPYKYIVRRQGDSLDWEYKGAVTE; translated from the coding sequence ATGACCCCTCGACCACCGGCTCCCGATTCGCTCCCGCAGTATCTCGCTGAGGGCGTCCCGAAGCAAGACGACGCAGACTTACGCACCCTCCGGGACTGGATCGACGATCTCCTCGAGTACCGCCAGGACGTCGCTGCCGAAGATATCGACGCCGGCGAAGGCGAGACGATCGAAGCCGTCGAAGAATCGAGCGGGGGGACTGTGGTGATCAAGAAAGTCAGCTGTGGCAAAGACAACTGCAAGTGCCAATCTGGCGAGCTCCATGGCCCCTACAAGTACATCGTCCGCCGACAAGGGGATAGTCTCGACTGGGAGTACAAAGGAGCGGTCACGGAATGA
- a CDS encoding IS110 family RNA-guided transposase — protein MYLGIDTHKHYSQVAVVDDDGNLQDEIRLQNEDLATLAQEYAGGEAAIKASGTYRPIYEMLDEHLDVTLVNPAKTRIIADATVKTDRVDAKRLAHMLRADMLAESYVPPDEIRELRDLVRTRKSLIEERTAEKNRVRAVLTRTNNTYDSELFGPTGREFLAELSLSEADRTIVEAHLSVIEELTEQIEEIEDLIEMKVLEYSETQLLLSIPGVGNFTSAVIVAELGEIDRFDRHEEVVSYAGLDPTVHQSGETEVRGSISKEGPAVLRWALVQAATNAVRYDEYLGNFYTRLKERKNHKIAIVATARKLLVSVFYMLTRKETYNPPEVSA, from the coding sequence ATGTACCTCGGGATTGATACCCACAAACACTACTCGCAAGTTGCCGTCGTGGACGACGACGGCAACTTGCAAGACGAGATTCGCCTGCAAAACGAGGACCTTGCTACTCTTGCTCAGGAGTACGCTGGTGGCGAAGCAGCCATCAAAGCATCGGGGACGTACCGCCCGATCTACGAGATGCTCGACGAGCATCTCGATGTCACACTGGTGAACCCAGCGAAAACACGGATCATCGCCGATGCAACAGTCAAGACGGATCGCGTCGATGCGAAGAGACTCGCGCACATGCTCCGGGCGGATATGCTCGCGGAAAGCTACGTTCCTCCGGACGAGATCCGCGAACTGCGGGATCTCGTCCGGACCCGTAAGTCGCTCATCGAAGAACGAACAGCGGAGAAAAACCGCGTGCGAGCCGTTCTTACACGGACAAACAACACCTACGACAGCGAGTTGTTCGGTCCAACCGGGCGAGAGTTCCTCGCGGAACTCTCGTTGAGTGAAGCTGACCGAACGATAGTTGAGGCCCATCTCTCCGTGATTGAAGAACTCACTGAGCAGATCGAAGAGATCGAGGACCTCATCGAGATGAAGGTCCTCGAATATAGCGAGACGCAACTGTTGCTGTCGATTCCTGGCGTTGGAAACTTCACGAGTGCGGTGATTGTCGCTGAACTCGGAGAGATCGATCGGTTTGACCGCCACGAAGAGGTCGTGAGCTACGCCGGATTAGATCCGACGGTTCACCAATCTGGTGAGACAGAAGTGCGCGGGAGTATCAGCAAAGAGGGCCCAGCGGTGTTGCGCTGGGCCCTCGTTCAGGCTGCGACAAACGCTGTTCGCTACGACGAGTATCTTGGGAACTTCTATACTCGACTCAAAGAGCGGAAAAATCACAAGATTGCGATTGTCGCAACAGCTCGGAAACTGCTCGTGTCAGTCTTCTATATGCTGACACGCAAGGAAACCTACAACCCACCGGAGGTGAGTGCCTGA
- a CDS encoding MarR family transcriptional regulator, with protein MSSGTIDIDEFENADADEFEERNDTERIVLFLDKNDDRAWKAATIAEQLGLDTDAVGAILSRLKERGLVRHKRPYWAITDDEERLQSAYQLHRHYETADEQYGEAPLEDLQTDEMEDVQ; from the coding sequence ATGTCGAGCGGTACCATCGATATCGACGAGTTCGAGAACGCTGACGCCGACGAATTCGAGGAGCGGAATGATACCGAGCGAATCGTGCTGTTCCTCGACAAGAATGACGACCGGGCGTGGAAGGCGGCAACGATCGCCGAACAACTCGGGCTGGATACAGATGCCGTTGGTGCGATTCTCTCGCGATTGAAGGAACGCGGTCTCGTGCGGCACAAGCGCCCGTACTGGGCGATCACGGACGATGAGGAACGGCTTCAATCTGCCTACCAGCTCCACCGACACTACGAGACGGCAGACGAACAATACGGTGAGGCACCTCTCGAAGACCTCCAGACCGACGAGATGGAGGACGTACAGTGA
- a CDS encoding winged helix-turn-helix domain-containing protein translates to MPSDPSNSDTPRTLSGIDSTVETQRQRLNTVTQETRFVLIQNILSHPKQLPSLKELSYVNPSKSQSTIREHLEILIEDGIVEERMLPDDRRQRDLPWRFYGLTEEGRALLSEAGLLRAEAALQDMYTRLDTTPEIDKYAQAPRPGQATE, encoded by the coding sequence ATGCCATCTGATCCCTCGAACTCGGATACGCCACGGACGCTCTCCGGGATAGACAGTACCGTTGAAACTCAGCGCCAGCGTCTCAACACCGTCACCCAGGAGACCCGCTTCGTTTTGATTCAGAATATCCTATCCCATCCGAAGCAGTTACCCTCGCTCAAGGAACTCAGCTACGTGAACCCAAGCAAGAGCCAGAGTACGATCCGCGAGCATCTCGAGATCTTGATCGAGGACGGTATCGTCGAGGAACGGATGCTTCCCGACGACCGTCGACAACGAGATCTTCCCTGGCGCTTCTACGGGCTGACAGAGGAGGGACGAGCGTTGCTATCGGAGGCGGGCCTCTTGCGAGCTGAAGCGGCGTTACAGGATATGTATACGCGGCTGGACACCACGCCCGAGATCGATAAGTATGCACAAGCGCCACGTCCGGGACAAGCAACCGAGTAA
- a CDS encoding MarR family transcriptional regulator — MSESPQKHPAAEKDTKEARLENPSGVLYLFQHESVPILIDAILTLPPGREFTKTELADHAGVTRQTVSKYIDLLVETEIVEEVANSSPRRYQVAKSDAVQELFELNSALNAAGE; from the coding sequence ATGAGCGAATCACCTCAGAAACACCCAGCAGCGGAGAAGGACACCAAGGAGGCCCGCCTGGAGAATCCGAGCGGTGTCTTGTATCTCTTTCAGCACGAGAGTGTCCCAATCCTCATCGACGCCATTCTCACGCTCCCCCCGGGCCGAGAGTTCACCAAGACGGAGCTCGCGGATCATGCTGGCGTTACCCGGCAGACAGTGAGCAAGTACATCGACCTTCTGGTAGAAACCGAGATCGTCGAGGAAGTAGCGAACTCGTCACCCCGCCGGTATCAAGTCGCCAAGAGCGATGCCGTTCAGGAGCTTTTCGAGTTGAACAGTGCGCTGAACGCAGCCGGTGAGTAA
- a CDS encoding orc1/cdc6 family replication initiation protein, whose amino-acid sequence MRRFERKQNIFRNKDALGESYQPDQIEERDEEIEEYMDALQPVVDGWEPNNIFLYGNTGVGKTAVTDYLLDRLQDDVADYDDVDLSVISVNCKTLNSSYQVAVELVNKLRPAGGEISSTGYPQQTVFKKLYGELEAIGGTILIVLDEVDSIGDRDELLYELPRARANNNLDSTKVGVIGISNDFKFRDQLDPRVQDTLCERELQFPPYDAPELENILESRAEIAIAEGAVEQGVLNFCAALAARDSGSARQALDLLRLAGEIAENREADLIERDHVEAARSRLEQERVEEGMRELTTHGRLALLAVISKAAKDETPSRTREIYEEYTALCDSSGTDSLAQRSVHNHLSDLRMLGILSAYENRSGSRGNYYSYELDVPFTSAIEAMSDVLRLESEIETIREIASMNNVA is encoded by the coding sequence ATGCGTCGATTCGAGCGGAAGCAGAACATCTTCCGCAACAAAGACGCCCTTGGAGAATCCTACCAACCCGACCAAATCGAGGAGCGAGATGAGGAGATCGAGGAGTATATGGACGCCCTCCAACCCGTCGTTGACGGTTGGGAACCGAACAACATTTTCCTCTACGGGAATACCGGCGTCGGGAAGACCGCCGTCACCGACTATCTTCTCGACAGACTCCAGGACGATGTCGCTGACTACGATGACGTTGACCTGTCGGTTATATCGGTGAATTGCAAGACACTGAATTCCTCTTATCAAGTCGCCGTAGAACTCGTGAACAAGCTTCGTCCTGCTGGCGGTGAAATCAGTTCTACTGGTTATCCCCAACAAACTGTCTTCAAGAAACTGTACGGGGAACTCGAGGCAATCGGTGGGACGATTCTGATCGTCTTGGACGAGGTCGACTCGATTGGTGATCGAGACGAATTGCTGTACGAACTTCCACGAGCTCGGGCGAACAACAACCTCGACTCGACGAAAGTCGGTGTAATCGGAATCAGTAACGACTTCAAATTCCGCGATCAGCTGGATCCTCGCGTTCAAGACACACTCTGTGAACGGGAACTGCAGTTCCCACCATATGATGCGCCTGAGCTGGAGAACATTCTCGAGTCCCGTGCCGAAATCGCAATCGCCGAGGGTGCCGTTGAGCAGGGTGTGTTGAACTTCTGTGCGGCTCTCGCTGCTCGCGACAGTGGAAGTGCCCGACAAGCGCTTGACCTCCTTCGATTAGCGGGCGAGATTGCGGAAAATCGCGAAGCGGACCTCATCGAGCGTGACCACGTTGAGGCAGCACGATCTCGTCTGGAACAGGAACGTGTGGAGGAAGGAATGCGAGAACTGACGACGCACGGGCGTCTCGCACTGTTAGCCGTTATCTCGAAAGCCGCCAAGGACGAGACGCCATCCCGAACGCGGGAGATCTACGAGGAATACACCGCACTCTGTGATTCCTCTGGGACCGACTCGCTCGCCCAACGATCCGTGCATAATCATCTGTCCGATCTTCGGATGCTCGGGATTCTGTCGGCCTACGAGAACCGGAGCGGTTCTCGTGGGAACTACTACAGCTATGAACTGGACGTTCCGTTCACAAGTGCGATTGAAGCGATGTCCGACGTTCTGCGGTTAGAAAGCGAAATAGAGACGATCCGAGAAATCGCGTCGATGAACAACGTCGCATAG
- a CDS encoding UPF0175 family protein, whose protein sequence is MGTISIRVPDELEAELEAYLEEEKLERSTAVRKLLSKGLEEWRREQALDQLAAGSITFSKAAELAGMSVWDFAQLAKERDITWVADDHLDADLEAL, encoded by the coding sequence ATGGGGACGATCTCGATACGCGTTCCCGACGAGCTGGAAGCCGAACTCGAGGCATATCTCGAGGAGGAAAAGCTCGAGCGGAGCACGGCCGTTCGGAAACTTCTCTCCAAGGGGCTCGAAGAGTGGCGTCGCGAACAGGCACTCGATCAGCTTGCGGCCGGATCCATCACATTCAGCAAGGCGGCTGAGCTGGCCGGGATGTCGGTCTGGGATTTCGCCCAGCTCGCCAAAGAACGTGATATCACCTGGGTAGCGGACGACCATCTCGACGCAGATCTTGAGGCGTTGTGA
- a CDS encoding DUF3368 domain-containing protein: MLKLASEGTLSVDDARTVIDAIIDEGRYCAPDVYAKIIQKLDSLAD, encoded by the coding sequence ATGTTGAAACTCGCTAGCGAGGGAACGCTCAGTGTCGACGATGCCCGAACCGTAATTGATGCGATTATCGACGAGGGCAGGTACTGCGCTCCCGATGTCTACGCGAAGATCATCCAGAAACTCGACTCGCTGGCAGACTGA